A single region of the Streptomyces virginiae genome encodes:
- a CDS encoding immunity 49 family protein: MRIERHRVSEAALVGVREDFANRMISDVYSRSRGGRIDAYAWWEITLQFLDGLGAFSAVTPDLDTPEARAILDDAAEAAAGAVSFAAYYPNAYFHVFLTYVDLGLDYDADPDGSPQPVSAARWIDAFCLAVLADKVERHGEAFHFARRAPQRAGGPGLPSVELINGLLAYVSGDLGDDEQKFPPSPQQTLAALDAALGRVADRRAGARAAAAEPVTAEIAEAADPATGALRALRALAARDREAFGVELTALLLPYSDLRDPRAEPRTLLPLLPLALAALGHRREGWRPPVESGYLPRALVTGFETSAPRVGPYGRERRADAVAALAAGPLVVERPDMPEAAGHAEYLVRELYEAVRTGGGAAGSVRSDRPLGPGYWYEAVKRALITGNRAELAPLVLSGPGALEADRSAFASYRQALHDYLRGEDPEPATDRAVADVKQIREWGFAPSPAVLFSQLVEGDEESFNLALADALEAHRDHHSVGDRLVGAGADAAVDFDILALACHARRRGWRIRVSSAYLPEILLGAAQPF; this comes from the coding sequence ATGCGAATAGAACGACACAGGGTGAGCGAGGCCGCCCTCGTGGGGGTGCGCGAGGACTTCGCGAACCGGATGATCTCCGACGTGTACTCCAGGTCCCGGGGCGGCCGGATCGACGCCTACGCCTGGTGGGAGATCACGCTGCAGTTCCTCGACGGCCTGGGTGCGTTCTCCGCGGTGACCCCCGACCTCGACACTCCGGAGGCCAGGGCGATCCTGGACGACGCGGCCGAAGCGGCCGCCGGCGCCGTGTCGTTCGCCGCCTACTACCCGAACGCGTACTTCCACGTCTTCCTGACCTACGTCGACCTCGGACTCGACTACGACGCCGACCCGGACGGCAGCCCGCAGCCGGTGAGCGCCGCCCGCTGGATCGACGCGTTCTGCCTGGCGGTCCTCGCCGACAAGGTCGAACGGCACGGCGAGGCCTTCCATTTCGCCCGCCGGGCACCGCAGCGGGCCGGCGGGCCCGGGCTCCCGTCGGTGGAACTGATCAACGGCCTGCTGGCGTACGTCAGCGGGGATCTCGGGGACGACGAGCAGAAGTTCCCGCCCTCCCCGCAGCAGACGCTGGCCGCGTTGGACGCCGCGCTGGGCCGGGTCGCCGATCGGCGGGCGGGAGCCCGGGCCGCGGCCGCCGAACCCGTGACCGCCGAGATCGCCGAAGCGGCCGACCCCGCCACCGGTGCGCTCCGTGCGCTGCGCGCCCTGGCCGCCCGGGACCGCGAGGCCTTCGGCGTCGAGCTGACCGCGCTGCTGCTGCCGTACTCCGACCTGCGGGACCCGCGGGCCGAACCGCGCACGCTGCTGCCCCTGCTGCCGCTCGCGCTGGCCGCGCTCGGCCACCGTCGCGAGGGCTGGCGGCCGCCGGTCGAGTCGGGCTACCTGCCGCGGGCGCTGGTCACCGGCTTCGAGACGTCGGCGCCGCGCGTGGGCCCGTACGGGCGTGAGCGGCGTGCGGACGCCGTGGCGGCCCTGGCGGCGGGCCCGCTGGTCGTCGAGCGCCCTGACATGCCGGAGGCCGCCGGGCACGCCGAGTATCTGGTGCGTGAGCTGTACGAGGCCGTCCGCACGGGGGGCGGGGCGGCGGGCTCCGTCCGGTCGGACCGCCCGCTCGGCCCCGGGTACTGGTACGAGGCGGTGAAGCGCGCCCTGATCACCGGCAACCGTGCGGAACTCGCCCCGCTCGTCCTCAGCGGCCCCGGCGCCCTGGAGGCGGACCGGTCCGCCTTCGCCTCGTACCGGCAGGCCCTGCACGACTACCTGCGGGGCGAGGACCCGGAGCCCGCCACGGACCGGGCCGTCGCCGACGTGAAGCAGATCCGGGAGTGGGGGTTCGCCCCGTCGCCGGCCGTGCTCTTCTCGCAGCTGGTGGAGGGCGACGAGGAGAGCTTCAACCTGGCTCTGGCCGACGCCCTGGAGGCCCATCGCGACCACCACTCGGTGGGCGACCGGCTCGTCGGCGCCGGGGCGGACGCCGCGGTCGACTTCGACATCCTGGCACTGGCCTGCCACGCCCGCCGCCGGGGCTGGCGGATCCGGGTCTCGTCGGCGTATCTGCCGGAGATCCTGCTGGGAGCGGCGCAACCGTTCTGA
- a CDS encoding LacI family DNA-binding transcriptional regulator translates to MSQSSKTPKPPAPASGSASGSATPPPPVPTSADVARLAGVSRATVSYVLNNAEAVRISEPTRRKVREAAEELGYVPHAAARSLRAGHTRIVLLPTSHVPIGPLYSTFLNELQWALRRLDYTVVQYGSLGLSGDEAVRAWAELRPVAVISLGEITLSARNVATLKRAGARAVITMGPVGVPGAHALVMDQQEVGVRAAAHLVERGRGRIGVVVPEEEGLELFSVPRLSGARSVPGAEVVALPMAYSEESAADLAARWRGLGLDAAFAYNDEYAMLLMRALQDEGLRVPEDVAVIGADDLLIGRLLRPRLSTVRLEMPTGAHLASLVDHAVREPSEVTERHDLMAAAAIHREST, encoded by the coding sequence ATGTCTCAGTCATCGAAAACGCCGAAGCCTCCCGCCCCGGCCTCCGGATCGGCCTCCGGATCGGCCACCCCGCCGCCGCCCGTTCCGACGAGCGCGGACGTGGCCCGCCTCGCCGGTGTCTCGCGCGCGACGGTCTCGTACGTGCTGAACAACGCGGAAGCGGTCCGCATCAGCGAGCCGACCCGCCGCAAGGTCCGCGAGGCCGCCGAGGAGCTCGGCTACGTCCCGCACGCCGCCGCCCGTAGTCTGCGCGCCGGCCACACCAGGATCGTGCTGCTGCCCACCTCCCACGTGCCGATCGGGCCGCTCTACAGCACCTTCCTCAACGAACTCCAATGGGCGCTGCGCCGCCTCGACTACACGGTGGTGCAGTACGGGAGCCTCGGACTCAGCGGCGACGAGGCCGTGCGGGCCTGGGCGGAACTGCGTCCGGTGGCCGTGATCTCGCTCGGCGAGATCACCCTCTCGGCGCGCAACGTCGCCACCCTCAAGCGGGCCGGAGCCCGCGCGGTGATCACCATGGGGCCCGTCGGCGTGCCCGGGGCGCACGCCCTCGTCATGGACCAGCAGGAGGTCGGAGTCCGGGCCGCCGCCCATCTCGTCGAGCGCGGGCGCGGGCGGATCGGGGTGGTCGTCCCGGAGGAGGAGGGCCTGGAGCTGTTCTCCGTGCCCCGGCTCTCGGGCGCCCGCTCGGTGCCGGGCGCCGAGGTCGTGGCCCTCCCGATGGCCTACTCCGAGGAATCCGCCGCGGATCTCGCCGCCCGCTGGCGCGGGCTCGGGCTGGACGCGGCGTTCGCGTACAACGACGAGTACGCGATGCTCCTGATGCGCGCCCTCCAGGACGAGGGACTCCGCGTCCCCGAGGACGTCGCCGTGATCGGCGCCGACGACCTGCTCATAGGGCGGCTGCTGCGGCCCCGGCTGAGCACGGTCCGCCTGGAGATGCCGACCGGCGCCCACCTGGCCTCGCTGGTGGACCACGCGGTGCGCGAGCCGTCGGAGGTCACGGAGCGGCACGACCTGATGGCGGCGGCCGCCATCCACCGGGAGTCGACCTGA
- a CDS encoding TIGR02452 family protein, with protein sequence MSSRLREIARENAEILAAGGYRTRAGRQIPLAAALAEAKAGTRIYGPNRVIPDERTPSGGGATVVEVTAESSTVAARRLATPTPDHPEPSPVAVLNFASARNPGGGYVRGAKAQEEALCRASALYETLLEAPEYYEIHRAERSTFYTDRVIHSPGVPVFRDDRGGLLETPFRVGFLTSPAPNAGTIRRQEPERIAEIPAALARRAELVLEVAALHGYRRLVLGAWGCGVFRNDPAQVAEAFRSLLANRFAGVFEQVVFGILDRDPTTREAFERAFPT encoded by the coding sequence GTGAGCAGCAGATTGCGCGAGATCGCGCGGGAGAACGCGGAGATCCTGGCGGCCGGGGGGTACCGGACGCGGGCGGGACGGCAGATTCCGCTGGCCGCCGCCCTGGCGGAAGCCAAGGCAGGAACCAGGATATATGGACCAAACCGAGTCATTCCAGATGAAAGGACCCCTTCCGGTGGCGGTGCGACGGTCGTCGAGGTCACCGCGGAGAGCAGCACGGTCGCCGCGCGCAGGCTCGCGACGCCCACCCCGGACCACCCGGAGCCGTCTCCCGTCGCGGTCCTGAACTTCGCCTCGGCCCGTAACCCCGGGGGTGGTTACGTCCGCGGGGCCAAGGCGCAGGAGGAGGCGCTGTGCCGTGCCTCGGCGCTGTACGAGACCCTGCTCGAAGCTCCGGAGTACTACGAGATCCACCGCGCGGAGCGCAGCACCTTCTACACCGACCGGGTGATTCACTCGCCCGGGGTCCCGGTCTTCCGCGACGACCGCGGCGGATTGCTGGAGACCCCGTTCCGGGTCGGGTTCCTCACCTCGCCGGCGCCGAACGCGGGCACGATCCGCCGGCAGGAGCCGGAGCGGATCGCCGAGATCCCGGCGGCGCTGGCGCGGCGCGCCGAGCTCGTCCTGGAGGTGGCGGCCCTGCACGGATACCGCCGACTGGTTCTGGGGGCGTGGGGCTGCGGGGTGTTCCGCAACGACCCGGCACAGGTCGCCGAAGCCTTCCGGAGCCTGCTCGCCAACCGGTTCGCCGGAGTCTTCGAGCAGGTCGTCTTCGGCATCCTCGACCGCGACCCCACCACCCGCGAGGCCTTCGAGCGGGCCTTCCCGACCTAA
- a CDS encoding MFS transporter, whose amino-acid sequence MALSSPGSAATTDASPAPDTAPAGGTGPGPARRGLLPLLLVGNSAMYALYIGVAGVLLALQVEDIDPANKVANFGLIAGVSAIFATVFNPVAGALSDRSGRRNPWILGGGLAAVPAMFLLGLADTILLLTIAWCLGQAVMNVYQAAITSVVPDRVPMDARGKASAAVGLGLPFGSTLGALIGAAFSEDYRTGYLVLGALVAGAAVLFTACGREQRLPARAPMPVKEQLAAFTGALRDHDFRWAFIGRALLVLGYFAVSGYQLYILQDHTVLPDGMKPEAAVAVLMPLTSVAMVVSTVLGGYLSDRFDRRKLFVGASALLSAVALVIPAVSTSWTAMLCFAAVNGLAFGCYMAVDTALVTMVLPKAEDAARDMGVLNIANAGPQIIAPFVASVVVSFSGGYTALFVVAAVLAVAGALAVKPIRSVR is encoded by the coding sequence GTGGCCCTTTCCTCCCCCGGCTCCGCCGCCACCACCGACGCGTCCCCGGCACCCGACACCGCGCCCGCGGGCGGCACCGGACCCGGCCCCGCACGCCGTGGTCTGCTGCCCCTGCTGCTCGTCGGCAACAGCGCCATGTACGCCCTCTACATCGGCGTGGCCGGCGTCCTGCTCGCGCTCCAGGTCGAGGACATCGATCCGGCGAACAAAGTGGCGAACTTCGGCCTGATCGCGGGGGTCTCGGCGATCTTCGCCACGGTCTTCAACCCCGTCGCCGGAGCCCTGTCCGACCGCAGCGGACGGCGCAACCCCTGGATCCTCGGCGGTGGACTCGCCGCCGTACCGGCGATGTTCCTGCTGGGCCTCGCCGACACGATCCTGCTGCTCACGATCGCCTGGTGCCTCGGGCAGGCCGTCATGAACGTCTACCAGGCGGCCATCACCTCCGTGGTCCCCGACCGGGTGCCCATGGACGCCCGCGGCAAGGCCTCCGCGGCCGTCGGACTCGGCCTGCCCTTCGGCTCCACCCTCGGCGCGCTCATCGGAGCCGCCTTCTCCGAGGACTACCGCACCGGCTACCTCGTCCTCGGCGCGCTGGTGGCGGGCGCCGCCGTGCTCTTCACCGCCTGCGGCCGCGAGCAGCGGCTCCCGGCCCGCGCCCCGATGCCCGTCAAGGAGCAGCTCGCCGCCTTCACCGGCGCGCTGCGCGACCACGACTTCCGCTGGGCGTTCATCGGGCGGGCGCTGCTCGTCCTCGGCTACTTCGCGGTGAGCGGGTACCAGCTCTACATCCTGCAGGACCACACCGTGCTGCCCGACGGTATGAAGCCGGAGGCCGCGGTGGCGGTGCTGATGCCGCTGACCAGCGTGGCGATGGTCGTCTCCACGGTCCTCGGCGGGTATCTGTCGGACCGGTTCGACCGCCGCAAGCTCTTCGTCGGCGCCTCCGCGCTGCTGTCGGCCGTCGCGCTCGTCATCCCGGCCGTGTCGACCAGCTGGACGGCGATGCTGTGCTTCGCCGCGGTCAACGGGCTCGCGTTCGGGTGCTACATGGCGGTGGACACCGCCCTGGTGACCATGGTGCTGCCCAAGGCCGAGGACGCCGCCCGCGACATGGGCGTGCTCAACATCGCCAACGCCGGACCGCAGATCATCGCGCCGTTCGTCGCCTCGGTGGTCGTCTCGTTCAGCGGCGGGTACACCGCGCTGTTCGTCGTCGCAGCGGTGCTGGCCGTGGCGGGCGCCCTTGCCGTGAAGCCGATCCGCAGCGTGCGCTGA
- a CDS encoding type II toxin-antitoxin system PemK/MazF family toxin: MTALSHHSNGPIEQPGRDGDTATTEANPRAIGPVRTEYAPDPDGDPDPGEIVWTWVPFEENDGRGKDRPVLVVAREAGGRTLLAVQLSSKRHDHDREWVPIGTGPWDSAGRESWVDVDRVLRVHESGMRREACALDRGRFDLVVDRLRERYGWQ; the protein is encoded by the coding sequence ATGACGGCACTTTCCCACCACAGCAACGGCCCCATCGAGCAGCCCGGGCGCGACGGCGACACCGCGACCACGGAGGCGAATCCGCGTGCCATCGGCCCGGTGCGGACCGAGTACGCCCCGGACCCCGACGGCGATCCCGACCCCGGCGAGATCGTGTGGACCTGGGTCCCCTTCGAGGAGAACGACGGGCGCGGCAAGGACCGTCCCGTGCTGGTCGTGGCCCGGGAGGCGGGCGGGCGGACCCTGCTCGCCGTCCAACTGTCGAGCAAGCGGCACGACCACGACCGGGAGTGGGTGCCGATCGGGACGGGTCCGTGGGACAGCGCCGGGCGCGAGTCCTGGGTGGACGTGGACCGGGTGCTGCGGGTCCACGAGTCGGGGATGCGCCGCGAGGCCTGCGCGCTGGACCGCGGCCGCTTCGACCTGGTCGTGGACCGGCTTCGCGAGCGCTACGGCTGGCAATAG
- a CDS encoding amidase codes for MSDSAVTTAAGLVDMVDALAEGSVSARRLTEEALGRIAAAQPELNAFRTVRAEAALAEADAADRRLAAGERLPLLGVPLAVKDDMDVTGEPTAFGCAGAFAPKTADSEAVRRLRAAGAVIVGKTQTPELGQWPFTEGGAFGETRNPWNRAYTPGGSSGGSAAAVAAGLVPAALGSDGAGSVRIPAAWTHLVGVKPQRGRISTWPEPESFHGLTVNGVLARTVADAALLLDAASGSHPEDLHRPARISAVEAARRTPRRLRIALSFAMAFTATPKYLDPEVRSAVKRLAARLESLGHEVIPEDPRYGPIGLTFVPRATSGVRDWVARVPDPALLDPRTHEAVRTGRVLGGLALRTSRRAETVLRRRVGEIFGRFDVVLTPTTATPPLRIGALAGLGAMATDRAMIAACPYAWTWNVLGWPGVNIPAGLTADGLPVGAQLLGPADSEPLLLGLAAQVEAAEDWSALRPGR; via the coding sequence ATGTCCGATTCAGCTGTCACGACGGCCGCCGGCCTGGTCGACATGGTCGACGCACTCGCCGAAGGGAGCGTGTCGGCACGGCGGTTGACCGAAGAGGCACTGGGCCGCATCGCCGCGGCCCAGCCGGAGCTCAACGCCTTCCGGACCGTCCGCGCCGAGGCCGCGCTCGCGGAGGCGGACGCGGCCGACCGGCGGCTGGCCGCGGGCGAGCGGCTGCCGCTGCTGGGCGTACCGCTGGCGGTCAAGGACGACATGGACGTGACCGGTGAGCCGACCGCCTTCGGCTGCGCGGGGGCCTTCGCCCCGAAGACCGCCGACAGCGAGGCGGTACGAAGGCTGCGCGCGGCCGGCGCCGTGATCGTCGGCAAGACGCAGACGCCCGAGCTGGGGCAGTGGCCCTTCACCGAGGGCGGGGCCTTCGGCGAGACCCGCAATCCGTGGAACCGCGCCTACACGCCCGGCGGCTCCTCGGGCGGCTCGGCGGCCGCCGTGGCGGCGGGCCTGGTCCCGGCCGCCCTGGGCTCGGACGGGGCCGGGTCGGTCCGGATCCCCGCGGCCTGGACCCATCTGGTGGGGGTGAAGCCCCAGCGCGGGCGCATCTCCACCTGGCCCGAGCCGGAGTCCTTCCACGGGCTCACGGTCAACGGCGTACTGGCCCGCACCGTCGCCGACGCGGCGCTCCTGCTGGACGCGGCGAGCGGCTCGCACCCCGAGGACCTGCACCGCCCGGCGCGCATCTCCGCCGTCGAGGCGGCCCGGCGCACGCCCCGCCGGCTGCGGATCGCGCTCTCGTTCGCGATGGCCTTCACGGCGACGCCCAAGTACCTCGACCCCGAGGTCCGTTCCGCGGTGAAGCGGCTGGCCGCGCGGTTGGAGTCGCTGGGCCACGAGGTGATCCCGGAGGACCCGCGCTACGGCCCGATCGGCCTGACCTTCGTACCCCGCGCGACCAGTGGCGTACGGGACTGGGTGGCGCGGGTGCCCGATCCGGCGCTGCTGGACCCGCGCACGCACGAGGCCGTCCGCACGGGCCGTGTCCTGGGCGGGCTCGCCCTGCGGACCTCCCGGCGGGCGGAGACGGTGCTGCGGCGGCGGGTCGGCGAGATCTTCGGCCGCTTCGACGTGGTGCTGACCCCGACGACGGCCACTCCACCGCTGCGGATCGGCGCCCTGGCCGGGCTCGGGGCCATGGCCACGGACCGGGCGATGATCGCGGCCTGCCCGTACGCCTGGACGTGGAACGTGCTGGGCTGGCCGGGGGTGAACATTCCGGCGGGCCTCACGGCCGACGGACTCCCGGTGGGCGCCCAACTGCTGGGCCCGGCCGACTCGGAGCCGCTGCTGCTGGGGCTGGCCGCGCAGGTGGAGGCGGCGGAGGACTGGTCGGCGCTGCGGCCGGGCCGGTAG
- the egtA gene encoding ergothioneine biosynthesis glutamate--cysteine ligase EgtA, giving the protein MSQDSTAPPPPPGPTPVPSISETQAEDLIHGICFKTGPPRLLGAELEWLVLDAERPDLPVPPERLRAAHAAARALPLHSRVTVEPGGQLELSSAPATSLTGCVDDLQADLTAVRTALLDQGLVLRGLGRDPRLPYRRLLNSPRYDAMEAYFDRTGPAGRAMMCASASVQVCVDAGYEEPGVLGHGRRWRLAHLLGAVLVAAFANSPAHEGPYAGWRCARQGIWSDLDTRRSLAPPLDAEPRGAWTRQALDTEVMCVRSYEGDGSWEAPPGTTFRDWLRTGGRSGLRAPTAEDLDYHLTTLFPPVRPRGHLELRMIDAQSGDDGWLVPVAVVHALFDDPEATETAYRVTKALADSYGTGPAPRNRLWRSAARHGLADPELRASAKACFRAAAEALPRLGASTHLRDTVGAFTERYVLRGRCPADDASTQVLTGKEVRR; this is encoded by the coding sequence ATGTCCCAGGACTCGACCGCTCCCCCACCCCCGCCCGGCCCGACCCCCGTGCCCTCGATCAGCGAGACGCAGGCCGAGGACCTGATCCACGGCATCTGCTTCAAGACCGGCCCGCCCCGCCTGCTCGGCGCCGAGCTCGAATGGCTGGTCCTGGACGCCGAGCGTCCCGATCTGCCGGTGCCGCCCGAGCGGCTACGGGCCGCCCACGCCGCGGCCCGGGCACTTCCCCTGCACTCCCGGGTGACCGTCGAACCCGGCGGGCAGCTCGAACTCAGCTCGGCCCCCGCCACCTCCCTCACGGGCTGCGTGGACGACCTGCAGGCCGACCTCACGGCCGTACGCACCGCCCTGCTGGACCAGGGCCTGGTCCTGCGGGGCCTCGGCCGCGACCCCCGCCTCCCGTACCGCCGGCTGCTGAACAGCCCGCGCTACGACGCGATGGAGGCCTACTTCGACCGGACCGGACCGGCCGGGCGCGCCATGATGTGCGCCTCCGCCTCCGTGCAGGTCTGCGTGGACGCCGGGTACGAGGAGCCGGGCGTGCTCGGCCACGGCCGGCGCTGGCGCCTCGCACACCTGCTGGGCGCGGTCCTGGTGGCCGCCTTCGCCAACTCGCCCGCGCACGAAGGCCCGTACGCCGGCTGGCGCTGTGCCCGCCAGGGGATCTGGAGCGATCTGGACACCCGACGTTCCCTCGCCCCGCCGTTGGACGCGGAACCCCGCGGCGCGTGGACCCGGCAGGCCCTGGACACCGAGGTGATGTGCGTCCGGTCCTACGAGGGCGACGGTTCGTGGGAAGCCCCGCCCGGTACGACCTTCCGCGACTGGCTGCGCACGGGCGGGCGCTCCGGGCTGCGGGCACCCACCGCCGAGGACCTGGACTACCACCTGACCACCCTCTTCCCGCCGGTCCGGCCGCGCGGTCACCTGGAGCTGCGGATGATCGACGCGCAGTCCGGCGACGACGGCTGGCTGGTCCCGGTGGCCGTCGTGCACGCGCTGTTCGACGACCCCGAGGCCACCGAGACCGCGTACCGGGTGACGAAGGCGCTGGCCGACTCCTACGGAACCGGGCCCGCGCCCCGCAATCGGCTCTGGCGGTCGGCGGCCCGGCACGGTCTGGCCGATCCGGAGCTGCGGGCTTCCGCGAAGGCCTGTTTCCGTGCGGCCGCGGAAGCGCTGCCCCGGCTCGGCGCGAGCACGCACCTGCGGGACACCGTCGGCGCCTTCACCGAACGCTACGTACTACGCGGCCGATGTCCGGCCGACGACGCGTCCACGCAGGTGCTCACCGGAAAAGAGGTCCGCCGATGA
- a CDS encoding alpha/beta fold hydrolase, whose product MQLHTQTWGEGDRVALLIHGIMADHRTWRRVGPALADHGYRVIAVDLRGHGASGRGAYSPELFADDVVETLPAGAELAIGHSLGGLTLSLAVDRLRPDRAVFSDPAFHLAAPVEGFGPELLAQFKTATKEQIRAMSPRWDEVDVDIELETLAVWDERTALSLAPLVGADLMPAAPVVPSLVQLADPSTLITRERAQVLKTRGFEVRSVVGAGHTIHRDDFDGFMASLDGWL is encoded by the coding sequence GTGCAGCTGCACACCCAGACCTGGGGCGAGGGCGACCGCGTCGCCCTCCTGATCCACGGCATCATGGCCGACCACCGGACCTGGCGCCGGGTCGGCCCCGCCCTCGCCGACCACGGGTACCGCGTCATCGCCGTGGACCTGCGGGGCCACGGCGCCAGCGGCCGCGGCGCGTACAGCCCCGAGCTGTTCGCGGACGACGTGGTCGAGACCCTTCCGGCCGGCGCGGAGCTCGCCATCGGCCACTCCCTGGGCGGCTTGACCCTGTCACTCGCGGTGGACCGGCTGCGGCCGGACCGGGCCGTCTTCTCCGACCCGGCGTTCCATCTGGCCGCCCCCGTCGAGGGTTTCGGCCCGGAGCTGCTCGCGCAGTTCAAGACGGCGACCAAGGAGCAGATCCGGGCGATGAGTCCGCGCTGGGACGAAGTGGACGTCGACATCGAGCTGGAGACGCTCGCGGTGTGGGACGAGCGGACCGCGCTGAGCCTCGCGCCGCTGGTCGGCGCCGACCTGATGCCGGCCGCGCCGGTGGTCCCCTCGCTCGTCCAGCTCGCCGACCCGAGCACCCTGATCACGCGGGAGCGGGCGCAGGTGCTCAAGACCCGCGGTTTCGAGGTGCGTTCGGTCGTCGGGGCGGGACACACCATCCACCGGGACGACTTCGACGGCTTCATGGCCTCCCTGGACGGCTGGCTCTAG
- a CDS encoding O-methyltransferase, which produces MTAQTWTAVDEYFDGLLVGEDEALAAAAADSEAAGLPAHQVAPNQGKLLNLLARVRGARRILEIGTLGGYSTIWLARALPSDGRLVTLEVDERCADVAAANITRAGLDHVVEIRRGRAVDLLPALTDEAPFDLVFIDADKPSNPAYLRWALELTRPGSLIIGDNVVRDGAVVDEDSSDPRVQGVRRFTELIAEHPRLTATALQTVGSKGYDGFIMALVTD; this is translated from the coding sequence ATGACCGCGCAGACATGGACGGCCGTTGACGAGTACTTCGACGGATTGCTGGTCGGGGAGGACGAGGCCTTGGCCGCCGCGGCCGCCGACTCCGAGGCCGCCGGCCTGCCCGCCCACCAGGTGGCCCCCAACCAGGGCAAACTGCTGAACCTCCTCGCCCGCGTGCGCGGCGCCCGCCGCATCCTGGAGATCGGCACCCTGGGCGGCTACAGCACCATCTGGCTGGCCCGCGCGCTCCCGAGCGACGGGCGGCTCGTCACGCTGGAGGTCGACGAGCGGTGCGCCGACGTCGCGGCCGCCAACATCACCCGGGCCGGGCTGGACCACGTCGTCGAGATCCGGCGCGGCCGCGCCGTCGACCTGCTGCCCGCGCTCACCGACGAAGCGCCGTTCGACCTGGTCTTCATCGACGCCGACAAGCCGTCCAATCCCGCATACCTGCGGTGGGCCCTCGAACTGACCCGGCCCGGCAGCCTCATCATCGGCGACAACGTCGTCCGCGACGGCGCCGTCGTCGACGAGGACAGCAGCGACCCGCGCGTCCAGGGCGTGCGCCGGTTCACCGAACTCATCGCCGAGCACCCGCGGTTGACCGCCACCGCCCTGCAGACCGTCGGCAGCAAGGGTTACGACGGATTCATCATGGCCCTGGTCACCGACTGA
- the egtB gene encoding ergothioneine biosynthesis protein EgtB codes for MTTGSPSAPLSDSATASRLRERAAAALTAARIRTAGLTDAVTDEDLTAQHSPLMSPLVWDLAHIGNQEELWLLQRVAGRESMRPEIEPLYDAFQHPRAERPKLPLLGPAEARRYAAEVRGRVFDLLDSTPLEGGTLLDDGFAFGMIAQHEQQHDETMLITHQLRRGAPVLTAPEPDGPYDPSPAAEVLVPGGPFTMGTSTEPWSLDNERPSHVRDTAPFWIDTVPVTNAAYLAFIADGGYRDARWWAAPGWEQIREHSIEAPLFWHQEAGQWLRRRFGVIEPVPAEEPVLHVSWYEADAYARWAGRRLPTETEWEKAARHDPATGRSTRYPWGDADPTPAHANLGQRHLRPARAGSYPAGASPLGVRQLIGDVWEWTASDFLPYPGFRAFPYREYSEVFFGPEHKVLRGGSFAVDPVACRGTFRNWDLPVRRQIFAGFRTARDV; via the coding sequence ATGACCACCGGATCCCCCTCCGCCCCTCTCTCCGACTCCGCAACCGCCTCCCGACTGCGGGAGCGGGCGGCAGCGGCCCTGACCGCGGCACGGATACGCACGGCCGGCCTCACCGACGCCGTGACCGACGAGGACCTCACCGCGCAGCATTCCCCGCTCATGTCGCCGCTGGTCTGGGACCTGGCGCACATCGGGAACCAGGAAGAGCTGTGGCTGCTCCAGCGCGTCGCCGGACGCGAGTCGATGCGCCCGGAGATCGAGCCCCTCTACGACGCCTTCCAACACCCTCGCGCCGAACGGCCCAAGCTGCCGCTGCTCGGGCCCGCCGAGGCCCGCCGGTACGCGGCCGAGGTGCGCGGCCGGGTCTTCGACCTGCTGGACAGCACGCCGTTGGAGGGCGGCACGCTCCTCGACGACGGATTCGCCTTCGGGATGATCGCCCAGCACGAGCAGCAGCACGACGAGACCATGCTGATCACCCATCAGCTGCGGCGGGGCGCTCCCGTGCTGACCGCCCCGGAGCCGGACGGCCCCTACGATCCCTCGCCCGCCGCCGAGGTCCTGGTCCCCGGAGGCCCGTTCACGATGGGCACCTCCACCGAGCCCTGGTCGTTGGACAACGAGCGTCCGTCGCACGTGCGGGACACCGCTCCCTTCTGGATCGACACCGTGCCGGTGACGAACGCCGCGTACCTGGCGTTCATCGCCGACGGCGGCTACCGCGATGCACGCTGGTGGGCGGCGCCGGGCTGGGAGCAGATCCGCGAGCACTCCATCGAGGCCCCGCTGTTCTGGCACCAGGAAGCCGGCCAGTGGCTGCGCCGCCGCTTCGGGGTGATCGAGCCGGTACCGGCAGAAGAACCGGTTCTGCACGTCAGCTGGTACGAGGCGGACGCCTACGCCCGCTGGGCGGGGCGGCGGCTGCCCACCGAGACGGAATGGGAGAAGGCCGCCCGGCACGACCCGGCGACCGGCCGCTCCACCCGCTACCCGTGGGGCGACGCCGACCCGACCCCCGCACACGCCAACCTCGGGCAGCGGCACCTGCGCCCGGCCCGCGCGGGCAGCTACCCGGCCGGGGCCTCACCGCTCGGGGTGCGCCAACTGATCGGCGACGTGTGGGAGTGGACCGCCTCCGATTTCCTGCCGTACCCGGGATTCCGGGCCTTCCCGTACCGGGAGTACTCGGAGGTGTTCTTCGGCCCCGAGCACAAGGTGCTGCGCGGCGGCTCCTTCGCCGTGGACCCGGTGGCCTGCCGGGGCACCTTCCGCAACTGGGACCTTCCGGTGCGACGGCAGATCTTCGCCGGTTTCCGGACCGCGAGGGACGTCTGA